The nucleotide window CCGCACTGAGGTCACGGGCGATGATGCGGCGGACCTCCTCGGCGGTGGGAACGAATTCGACTCCGGCCCGCATCGTCACGGTCAGTGCCACGTCGGCAGCACTTCCCTCCGGGTCACCGGCGGGGCTCACGGAGACGCTGCGGGCGCGGATGCCGTCCACGGCGTCGACGGCATGGCGGACGATTCCGCGCACCGTGGCAGTCGTGATCTGGAAGGGGTTGCCGCGTTCGCTCAGCAGCCTCGTCGAGGGGGCGAGCACCGCGTCTTCGCGGACGATCTGGAGGATCCGCTCGCGCAGACCTGCCGAGTCCTCGGCGGCGGGCTCGAAGGACCCCATGTATTCGTCGATGACGGCGCGCAGGTGGGTGTCCGTCTCCCCTGCTGGCGCCGCGACGGTCTCGTCGCTCATACCCAACCTTCCATCCCCTCGGCGATGGCGACTCGGGCGCGGTGGATGCGGCCGCGTACACTGCCTTCGCTGATTCCCAGGGTCTCAGCGACCTCGGAATAGCTGAGACCCTCCATCTGATGGAGCACCCACGTTACACGCTGTTCCGATGACAGTGTCTGGAGGATTTCGGTGAAATGCTCAAGAGCGGTGCGTGCTTCGACGGAGCGTTCGACCGAGTCCGAGGCATCCGAATGATGCCCTAAGTCCTCGGGGTCCGAGGCATCGGAGGGTCTGGCCGAACGACGCCGCAGCACATCGGTGCAGCGATTCGACGCCATCCGGTAGATCCA belongs to Brevibacterium spongiae and includes:
- a CDS encoding RNA polymerase sigma factor: MTSGDSRFDLVTLVVRAREGDIASFEALVDEYERRLLRFAWRTLGDRQDAEDVVQDTLVQAWKSLNALAEPAAFGTWIYRMASNRCTDVLRRRSARPSDASDPEDLGHHSDASDSVERSVEARTALEHFTEILQTLSSEQRVTWVLHQMEGLSYSEVAETLGISEGSVRGRIHRARVAIAEGMEGWV